The genomic region CTGAAAAACAACGTCTCACACAATTCCCAAATAAAACCCGCATTATGCAATGAGCATGAACAGAAAGCAAAATGGTGGCTTATTAAATCTGCTATCAAAGCAGCACGTTTCCCTACAACATCAGGAACACTGAACACACATCTTTAGAGAAGAGTCAGGCCTGTGAATCGGTGCAACTTTGTGCTAGACTGCAGATCAGCTTTCACCACCAATCTgtcaacatttttaaaaataataaataaacaagcCTTACCTTCTCAGCTAGAACAGAAAAATCCCTGATCAGCGATAAGTCTATAATATGTACAGCTCCTGTGCAGCTGAACGTGTTCCTGCCTTTGGCGCGGCTCATTCGCCTTCCCAAGCCTCCAGGCCACAAGCCACGCCCACTCTTCCATGTCCCGCCTTACAACGCCATAATTGGGAAAACTGACCATCTGAACTCCCAATCCCAACCGCTTCTCAAAGCTCCGCCCATTCAAACAGGACGTTCcaggtaaataaaaaaataagctgTAATAATATaaaatcaaactttttttttaataattcatGGTTTCAAAAAAATATTGCTTATAATCAGTGGTTtaattgagctttttttttttccttcatgccATATGTGAGCAGGTCACATAATGTTCATTCAATCTTTCCCACAAGATGGCACCATAATGCAGTTTCCCAAATCTAGGGTTTGCACAACAAACAGCcagccaggattccgcgggccttttttgtgattgttgcggggtttttccaaaaaattgcggtgttttttaggtttttgttgcgattacattgcgggaggaagtgaaagttgcgagaaattgttgcgattttctctttttgtgattaaaattgagtgatatgctaaacattaagttattactgaaaaactattgattaaaaaacaaagacactgagaaatggtcctataaacaactttaccaatataaaagattaccaggactacaaaaatgcagaaaaataggctttacttatccaaatgcacctgttggttcaaaagttaaagtgcagagaacctcacagcacaacatgaagttaccttaaaatataatataaatgcctcagctttcatgtaagaaaaaaaaactattaatactagtgctgtgtgcaggcagtctctcctgaagactaaattaaacaataattataaactaataaaataaatggctcaggcttcatagaagaaaaaaaaaacaatttgaacagaatctcacagtatgatgctgaagctgcctaaacaatggaaaataaaataccattttggcaaaaatgttggcatccattaatttcttgtattaagtaaaaaaaaaataatgtaaagtgcacacagtccttcactgtaaacataacacactttcagtaacagaatttaagcctacataaacactgactcgcacatgctgcttctcttgaacgtcacggaagtaagcagtgttgccagatactgcttgaaaccgcccaatctggcaacactggaagtaaggcggaaggtagtttgtcgacgtcacctcaagacgacgccaacgattggtcaaattcgcgggaaagttgcggtgattggatataattgcaacaccgccctgaattcgcggagattggttgaatttgcgttgaagttgcaaatcgcaacagcgcgaaatcctggagggtctgaacagCAGAGCAACGCTTCTGGACTGCTCATGATCTCCCCATGTCTTTTTGGGAATCATCTCTGTCATGAAGGGATATTCCTACTTATCGTCACATATATTTTCCAAAGAGAGATTAATAATCACTCCCACTGAGTAAGAACAACCACAACCATTCAAACAAAGTTTACAACAGTAAACTTGTACGCGTCCATCATTTTAggaggcatccatccatccatccatccattatccgtaactgcttatccggtgcagggtcacaggcaagctggagcctatcccagctgactaagggcgagaggcggggtacaccctggacaagtcgccaggtcatcacagggctgacacatcgaaacacacaaccattcacactcatggtcactttagagccaccaattagcctaacctgcatgtctttggactgtggagggaaacccatgcagacaacatgcaaactccgcacagaaaggcccccgtcggctgctgggctcaaacccaggaccttcttgctgtgaggcgatagtgctaaccactacaccatcgtgcctccATTTTAGGAGGCATgttctttaaaataaaaaataaaaaaaacaacaacaaactgaGTCTTACCTTTCCTCACTGAAGGTTTTCGTTCCAGACCTTTATCCGGTGACTTTTTTGGCAAGTCGAACGCTGCCTTCATCTGTGCCACTTTGACCGACTGTGTAGAGTCCAAGATCACATCAGTTTTAGCCTCTGCAGGTTTGGTCCATTCCTTCATCTTCTCATGCAGCTGGATGGTTTCTTTTATCAGGTCAGATACAGGCTTGCCTTTTGGAGGGTTTTCTGCTTTGTCCCTTGCTGGGATACCACCTTGAACAGATACAGGAGTCTGACCGTTCCTTGTTCCAGTGCTTTGATCGGCATCGTCAGTGTCTGAAGCGAGAGACTGTCCAGTGGATTGTGGCGCAAGATTGGTCTGGACTGTATTGTGTTGCAGGGAATTTTGCACATCCAGAGGAGTGGTGGCATTATCTGTCTCAGGGGTCTGCGATACAGAACTTCCATATCCATCCTTGGCAGGACCAGTGAATGCTTTTACGGGATCTGCAATGCAAagctttgtttcatttgttataTTCTTTATTTTGTGGCTTTCCATAGGTTTTGAAACTTCAGTCAAAGGGACGCAAGTCTTTGATTCTACATGAGACAGTAGTAGCCTGCCCTCTTCATGGCCTGCAGTGCTATCTGAGACAGAGGTGAGCTTGGAGTTAGAAATGGATACAGATGCTTCCTGATGAATATCAGGAACTGAGATGATGTTTTTATCACCACTCTGGTTGTATCTGTCCCTCTTTGATGTCATCTCACCAAAGGATTTGTCACTATCTTTCCCAAACGTTACAGTTGATCGCGCTTTCAAAATTTTCTCTGTTGCCATTGTCCTTCCCTTATCCCTGTCTTGGTTGGAAAACATAATATTGCCTGGTAGTTTGTCCCAGTCGCTTTCTGATGCTATAGCTTTCCCCAAAAGCGTATCTTGATttcttatttctctctctctaacaaGAGTATCTTTTGATTCCCTGGCTGCATACAAAGGCAGATGGGGATCCAGTTCACCCTTAATGCCCTTTGTCATGTTAGGGAGTGACGGCATCTCTGACTGTCCAGTCACCACGGCCAAAAACTGCTCGGGAAttttctcagtttgaacattGGCTGTTTCTGGTGGGGGATGAAATTCATCTCGGTCTTCTTGCAGGAACTCTTTAGTCTCCTTATAAACTCCTCCTCCACCGCATGAGATGTCAGATTTTCTCTCTGCATTATTCTTCAGTCTCTCCAAGTCTGGCATAGGAAAATGTTTTTCCTCTTCCAGTAACTCTTCAAACCCTGACATGGTTGGACCTTTGTAGATTGCAAGATCCAAAGATGCCATCACTGAGGAATCTGCGTTAGTTATGCTCTTCTCTGTTGTATCACTGCTCTCGATATTACTACTTGAAGCctggtgtttttttatttttccaaagTTATCCCTGATTTTACTCTCCACCGTGGTGGCGAAATCACAGACATCTCCCCTGTTCGGTAATAACATCTCTGTTGTTTTGACCTCCAATCTATCTGACAGATCTAAGGTCATTTTAAGAGATGGTATTTCTGTTCCATAGATTTCTTCTGCTATTGCTGCATGCTCCTGTAATCCTGAACTACCTGATTCACTCGGAATGATATTCTCCTGGCATTCAGATTTGGTTGATCTCCATTTTAATGGTAGGTTATCTCTAGAAGAAGTAGAAAGTGATAATCTCCCTCTGTCTTCTTCATCCATGCTTGGTTCACAAGACTTTAGGATGACAGTAGGTTCGTATTGCCATAATGGATTTTCTCCAGGTAAATTCTTTTTTAACAGAGCATTCAATGCATCTAGATTGTTCTTCTCCACGGCTCTGGTTGGTGCCTCAGACTTCGGAATAGGCATTTCAAATGGAAAATTGTCATCATGTAAATCTTCTGTGACAGTTATGGCATCGATGCCAGGAACAGCCACATTATCGGTCATGCCGCTTCCGTCTTGTTCCTTAAGGCTGCGTGTAACCTCCGAAGTGACACTCTTCTCCTCATTGGCTGATGATTTGGATTGCTGTAAATGAACATTCTCCACTCTGCTAGATGAGTCCCATGGAAGGTCCTGGATGTTGTCCTTATGAAATACCTTCCATTCATGACTGTTATTCTGACAGTCTGAGTTCGTCAAGTTCTCCAGGTTCATCCTGTTGCTCCTTTTTTCCACAGCAATGCTCTCTGGTTTTGAAGAACCAGTCACTTCAGTGCTCAACGTGCCTCTCTTAATGACTCTAATATTGTTCAGCTTCTGAAAACCTCGAATTTTGGTCCTGCCTTCCTCGCCCTCTCCTCTttctcttcctccctctctttctccatcCCCTCCCTGTATCCATTCCCAGTCAATAGGAGGGGCCCCTTTTTTGTGAGAGTGAGTATCCAGCTTCAGAGTAGGTGATGCTGGCTCTGTGCCTGGGCTCACATCCAGCCTTTCCCTAACCAGTCCCGCGTCATCCTCCACCTCTCGGCAGGTCTCCTTGCTTGCGTTTCCTTCCTTCTCACTACCCCCTGGGTCTGGGCTGGGTTCCTTTTCCTCCTGTGTCCCCTGTTGCTCCCCAACCTTACCTTGGTTCTGTCCCATTTCATTCTGTGGAAAGAAATTGTGTTATTACTGGTCTATCatgcatgttgcaaatgatgtAATGACGTAAGTATGCAGGTTTTGCAAGTCCATATCTTGCACAGGGCTGAGCTTTCCCCACTCCTCCATACTCACTCCCATTCTTCAGGTATCTCTGCAGTGTTAGGCTTATCTCTTAGAATGTGGAAATCATTCCTCTAGATATCATCAACCACTGCTGGTCATTTAAAATATTCTTTTTCTATCcttctattttatttttctttctctctctgaatgCATTTTAGAAAGCAGTGCATGCATTTCTGTTGTCAAACCTGTACAACTTATCCTCTAACTGCTTGAGTTATACATGTGAGAACTGTGAGTCTTGTGATTGCTGCGGTTCAGAATGGCCATTGGTTGCTCGTTCTGCTCTTGGTATGTGGACAAAAACATCACCAGGAAAGTGGCAATGAGAGTCACAAGTTTTCACTGGAGAGCTTAACTGCGAAGATGTTAATGGTGCTACCAGACACAAGGTTCCAGCTGTCGGCAATATGGTGTCGTAGTGTTACATAAAGGCTAAAGGGTACAAGTAAAAACTTTTCCCAAAACTGTTTTCCTAATCATCTGTGTATGTATCTGAACATGTAATTTGTGATGTCTGTAAGTGCTGGATTTTGGAACCAGGAATATTGTACAAAGACTAAATCATGCCTGTTGGTTTGTAAGCTCACTAATGCTCATGTTTTCTGTATAAATTATTGGGTTCACACAATAAACCTCATTTAGTTGGAACATGAAGCAGAGTAGGGAGGAAAGTTGCATTCCGTAAGAATTTGTTGGTGTAAATGGACTTGCTCAAGATCCTCTGTGTTATAAATGTATTATTGGATTTGTCTTGCTTATAGAGAGAACACAGTCCCAAGCATGTTTTTTGCTGATAGGAAGCTCTCAACTCTCAGACCCTACCACTACTTATGATGAGGAGAACAAGGAAAACAAGACCAAAGCTCCTGAAGCACATTGATTTTAGTCTACAGCAGGGGGGTCGTGTACTCTTTTTTTCGGAGATTTTTCCTCATTGGTACCATTTCCCCGAAAGCTCCATGAACTATGATCGGTTTATTTTAGTCTTCTTATCTGCACTCAATAACCTATGTGAATGGGAAAGACATCCATcatttgtgttatttttgtgtCATCCCTTCTCTTAGACAGATTATTTCATCCCTGGAGGTCAATATATCAGTCGATTACGGCTTGTCATGGTTAATCTAATCCTTACATTTTCCACATTAGCAAAAGCTCTAGGTCTTTGAAGCTGCATCAGTAGTAATATATTTACCAGATTCTGTACTACATTACAATGCTGAGAAAGAGACACACACTGGAACAGGAATGACTCATACAATAGGCAATGTTCTAGACTGACAATGTGTTTCCTGTCCCTGTGCCTCCCAATACCTCTTATACACGCACCCAAATGTACCCGACAGACACAAATTggttcataatgtttcctttaaaAGTTTATAAAATGGATAGTTTGGATATCATAGGCTCGTCTGCAAATAgggatacgtttttttttttttttggagacagTATTTCTGTAGAAATTAACGTTGAAAGCAAAATACTACCAAAAAACAAATCAAGAACATGTCTTCTCAGTACTTATTACTCAGAATAAAGGTAGAATAGCAAATTGTGCAAGCAATGCTTGCAAAGACCAAGTTGCTCATTTTACCTCAAAGCCAAATATGGTTAGAAACCTACAGGTATGTAGTTTTTAAAAGTTTATTCTTACAGTATAAACAACATAAAAGTGAAGGGTTTATTCTGAGAATCAAGTTAGAACAGTCCAGGGAGCAAGCTCATTTGTGTCATGCTAACTGGAGCATTCATTTATTATTAGCAGTGCTAGCATGTTTACAAGTTTCTGAGCTGGAGTTATTCCCCGAAGCCCAAAATCAGTCCAGTCAGCAAAAACAATAACGTATCAGTGTAACATTCCATACATTCTGTTCCTTATTTAAAGTATTTGTAGATTATGTGTTAAAATTTGAAAGGTTAAAAGAAAAGACATCTGCAGTCTGCAAGGCCAATCTCTTATCCTGAAGTACCACAACTGTCCCATTGTCCTGCTATCTTCACCCAGGCTTAAGGCGAATCACCTGATCGCCTTGTGGCAGCATGATTTTCTTCTTTCACACACAATTTGGGAAGTAAACCTACTCGTTTCTTTTGTAAACAAGCTGATCTTTTCGCAGTGAAGCAAAGTCAATAGAAAGAATGAAAAAAGTAAAGTTGGAGAATGGATACCTAAATAATGTAATGATGCCTTCCAAAATTGTACGTGTGTTACTCACCGTTGAGCGCCACAGATGTCTATAACCGAGTTGCTCTTCCCACCAGGACAAGACAACCCTTTGTTGGATTTGTGGTCCGAATTCCTGGTACTCTCCTTCTTCAAAACCGTGTCGTCGAAAGAGCTTTTATCGCTCTCCTGTGCTGTGATGTCACGGCCCACTTTTCCTTAATGAAATAAGTTACTCCTCTTCCATTGTGAATTCATACTGCAGATGAGAGCTGGACAGAGCTGAGGCCCAAGAGTCACTCTCGACTACAATCAGATGCCTTTCTCAGCAAGTTACAGGCAAAATTAGACTCTTGATCAGTTGGTACGAATGAGAAATGTAACTTAGCACACACTCTCAGAATAAAGGGTACTAAACTGTACCTTTCATTATTGCCCAAGGCGTGCACTTATCTTTTCTACCTTGATATGTATATTTCATCCTGGAAATGTGAATATAGGTATATAATTGTGTGTATATAATTGGACTGTAATTACATTTCGTAATAACCTAGATAACTCAGATTTCCAGATTAACCCAGATTTCACCTTGAGGATCAATaaagtacatccatccatccagagtCACATTTTTCTGCCATAAAAAGACCTTTCAAAAGTTCAATAAATCATAAATCATTTTcagttttgtaaaaaaaaaaaaaaacaactccctgagacaacatgatgAAGAACCCTTAGGAGGAACGAGACTCAAAGAGAACTCATCCTCTTCTGGTCTAGTGCAATTATAAATCATGACACTCGGGCAGATGCAAAACCATCCACAGCAGCAGAAGGAGAGGTTTGGTGAAGTAGGCAAACATATAAACCCTGGACAGAATCTGTTAATATTATGAGTGTACccttaatggggggggggggggggggggggggggtcctgaagTACCTTCAATTTCTCTGCTTAAAGTACCTGATtcagggtagcatggtggtgtagtggttagcactgtcgctgcacagcaagaaggttctgggttcgagcccagcggccaacgagggcctttctgtgtggagtttgcatgttctccccgtatctgagtgggtttcttctgggtgctctggtttaccccaaagacatgcaggttaggttaactggtggctctaaattgattgtgagtgtgaatggttgtttgcgtctatgtgtcggccctgcgatgaccctgtctagggtgtaccctgcctctcgctcatagtcagctccagcttgcctgtgaccctgtacagtataagcagttacagataatggatggaagtatCTGATTTAACATATGAAGGGCCAAGCCCAAGCCAAGGTcttaaatgtgattgttttttttaaagtttgttgGATATTTTTTTGTTGGTGGACTGCTTTTTGTGTTCAACCCAATGTGATACAGCTATGCCAATGTAATTGCAGTGCTGTGTGAGAATGAGCCATCATccaaaaatacaaccccaattccataaatttgggacactgtgtaaaacataaataaaaaacagaatgtgacaatttgcaaatcttggaaaccctacttTTCATTGAAAatcatacaaagacaacatatcaaatgttgaaactgagaatttttttttaaaaatgctctttttgaatttgatgccagcaacatgtttcagaaaagttggtgacggggcaacaaaagactgaaaaagttgtgtaatgctaaaaaactaatttggttaattggcaacaggtcagtaacatgattggatataaaaagagcatcccaacaGAATGACTCAgagtctcttagaagtaaagacggggaggggttcaccgctctgtgaaagactgcatgggcaaacagtgcaacaatttaagaataacattcctcaacgtAAAaccgcaaagaatttggggatcacgtcatctatggtacataagatcattaaaagattcagataatctggagaaatctctgcaagagacaaggctgaaaactgacactggatgcctgtgatcttcaggccctcaggagacactgcattaaaagcagacacatgtctgtagtggaaatcactgtatgggctcaggaacacttcagaaaaccatcgtctgtgaaaacacttcattactgcatccacaaacgcaagttaaaagcacatataaacaatatccataaacaccgccaccttctctggacctGAGCTCTTTTGCGAtgaactgaggcgaagtggaaaactgtcccgaggtctgacgaatcaaaagtagaaattctttttagaaatcatggacactacgTCCTcccgggaccatccggcttatcatcagtgcacagctcaaaagccagcatccgtGATGGTATGAGAGTGTAttaatgacatgggtagcttgcacatctgggaaggcatcattactgctgaatgatatatttttcagggaaggcctaccgtctttcagcaagacaatgccaaaccgctttctgcacatattaaaactgcatggctccatagtaaaagagtctgggtgttaaactggcctgcctgcagtccagacctgtctcccatttaaaacatttggtgcattatgaataaCAAACTACAACAAAGgacaccccgaactgttgagtaactgaaactgtgtatcaggaaagaatgggacaacatttctctttcaaaattacagcaattggtctcctcagtttccaaacatttacaggagtgttgttaaaagtagaggcgatgcaacacagtggtaaacatgcccctgccccGACTTTttagaaatgtgttgctgacatcaaattcaaaaaatgagcatatatttttttcaaaaaacaataaaatttctcactttcaacatttgatatgttgtctttgtactattttcaatgaaatatagggtttccatgatttgcaaatcgtcatattatatttttatttatgttttacgcagtgtcccaaatttatggaattggggttgtatctgcAGGTGTAGTCCAGCGGTGGTCAAGTTCCCTTGATGGACAGGACAGagatgttggtgccagatggctgGTTTGGGTATCTCATAAACTGCTGATtgcctgggattttcatgcacaacagtgtcaagagtttacacagaatggtgcgaaaaacaaacaaagaaaacatcCAGTGAACAGCAGTTCTGCCCGAGAAAGGTCAGAGGGGAATGGTCGGACtagttcaagctgacaggaagaccACCGTAGCTCATATAACCACcgtttacaaccgtgatgagcagaaaagcatcttaacacagcaaaccttgaggtggattggTTACAACAGCAAAAGTTGCActcttgtcagccaagaacaggaatccgaTGCTACAGTGGGCTCAGGTTCACCGACACCGGACAGTTGAACATTTAGATTTAgaagagatatatatatatatatgcattgaaGCACATACAGCCTTTGCAGTGCTTGGATACTGTAGCACAATTTGGATCTTATTAAGCCAGTTGCTAACATATGTCGTCACAAAATTACAATGCCAAACAGCTCATATCCCCCCGTCGACTCCAA from Neoarius graeffei isolate fNeoGra1 chromosome 24, fNeoGra1.pri, whole genome shotgun sequence harbors:
- the si:ch211-108c6.2 gene encoding uncharacterized protein si:ch211-108c6.2; translated protein: MGQNQGKVGEQQGTQEEKEPSPDPGGSEKEGNASKETCREVEDDAGLVRERLDVSPGTEPASPTLKLDTHSHKKGAPPIDWEWIQGGDGEREGGRERGEGEEGRTKIRGFQKLNNIRVIKRGTLSTEVTGSSKPESIAVEKRSNRMNLENLTNSDCQNNSHEWKVFHKDNIQDLPWDSSSRVENVHLQQSKSSANEEKSVTSEVTRSLKEQDGSGMTDNVAVPGIDAITVTEDLHDDNFPFEMPIPKSEAPTRAVEKNNLDALNALLKKNLPGENPLWQYEPTVILKSCEPSMDEEDRGRLSLSTSSRDNLPLKWRSTKSECQENIIPSESGSSGLQEHAAIAEEIYGTEIPSLKMTLDLSDRLEVKTTEMLLPNRGDVCDFATTVESKIRDNFGKIKKHQASSSNIESSDTTEKSITNADSSVMASLDLAIYKGPTMSGFEELLEEEKHFPMPDLERLKNNAERKSDISCGGGGVYKETKEFLQEDRDEFHPPPETANVQTEKIPEQFLAVVTGQSEMPSLPNMTKGIKGELDPHLPLYAARESKDTLVREREIRNQDTLLGKAIASESDWDKLPGNIMFSNQDRDKGRTMATEKILKARSTVTFGKDSDKSFGEMTSKRDRYNQSGDKNIISVPDIHQEASVSISNSKLTSVSDSTAGHEEGRLLLSHVESKTCVPLTEVSKPMESHKIKNITNETKLCIADPVKAFTGPAKDGYGSSVSQTPETDNATTPLDVQNSLQHNTVQTNLAPQSTGQSLASDTDDADQSTGTRNGQTPVSVQGGIPARDKAENPPKGKPVSDLIKETIQLHEKMKEWTKPAEAKTDVILDSTQSVKVAQMKAAFDLPKKSPDKGLERKPSVRKVENAETNCRSEMFQKRSLRNNSRRTDGHMDLE